From the Budorcas taxicolor isolate Tak-1 chromosome 1, Takin1.1, whole genome shotgun sequence genome, one window contains:
- the DNASE1L3 gene encoding deoxyribonuclease gamma, which translates to MPLPLACLLLLLLSTHSALALKICSFNVRSFGESKKANCNAMDVIVKVIKRCDIILLMEIKDSNNRICPTLMEKLNGNSRRDITYNYVISARLGRNTYKEQYAFLYKEKLVSVKQSYLYHDYQAGDADVFSREPFVVWFQSPYTAVKDFVIVPLHTTPETSVREIDELADVYTDVKRRWNAENFIFMGDFNAGCSYVPKKAWKDIRLRTDPKFVWLIGDQEDTTVKKSTNCAYDRIVLRGQEIVNSVVPQSNHIFDFQKAYRLSEKKALDISDHFPVEFKLQSPRAFTNSKKSVSSKKKKKASRA; encoded by the exons ATGCCTCTGCCGCTGGCCTGCCTGCTGCTTCTCCTCCTCTCCACCCACAGTGCCCTGGCCCTCAAGATCTGCTCCTTCAACGTGAGGTCCTTTGGGGAATCCAAGAAGGCAAACTGTAATGCCATGGATGTCATTGTGAAG GTCATCAAACGCTGTGATATCATACTCCTGATGGAAATCAAGGACAGCAACAACAGGATCTGTCCCACGCTGATGGAGAAGCTAAATGG aaattCAAGAAGAGACATAACATACAACTATGTGATTAGCGCTCGCCTTGGAAGAAACACATATAAAGAACAGTATGCCTTTCTCTATAA agaAAAGCTAGTGTCTGTAAAACAAAGCTACCTCTACCATGACTATCAGGCTGGAGACGCAGATGTGTTTTCCAGGGAGCCCTTTGTGGTCTGGTTCCAGTCACCATACACCG CTGTCAAGGACTTCGTGATTGTCCCCCTGCACACCACCCCTGAGACATCCGTTAGAGAGATTGATGAGCTGGCTGATGTCTATACAGATGTGAAACGTCGCTGGAATGCAGAG AATTTCATTTTCATGGGTGACTTCAACGCCGGCTGCAGCTACGTCCCCAAGAAGGCCTGGAAGGACATCCGCCTGAGGACAGACCCCAAGTTCGTTTGGCTGATCGGGGACCAAGAGGACACCACGGTCAAGAAGAGCACAAACTGTGCCTATGACAG gatcgTGCTTAGAGGACAAGAGATTGTCAACTCTGTTGTTCCTCAATCAAACCACATCTTTGATTTCCAGAAAGCTTACAGGTTGTCTGAAAAGAAG GCCCTGGATATCAGTGACCACTTTCCAGTTGAATTTAAACTTCAGTCTCCGAGGGCCTTCACCAACAGCAAAAAATCTGtctcttcaaagaagaaaaaaaaggccaGTCGTGCCTAG